The genomic interval CCCCCGGTCCAGCTTGCCGGTCAGCGTCTGGAGCACGGTGGTGATGATGGTCGCGCCGCCGGGCGAGCCGAGGGCGAGGACCGGCTCGCCGTGCCGGAGCACGATGGTCGGCGAGATCGAGGAGCGCGGGCGCTTGCCGGGGCCGGGCAGGTTCGGGTCGTGGACGGCCGGGTCGGCCGGTGCGAAGGAGAAGTCGGTCAGCTCGTTGTTGAGCAGGAAGCCGCGCCCCGGCACGGTGATCCCGCTGCCGCCGGTCTGCTCGATGGTCAGCGTGTACGCGACGACGTTGCCCCACCTGTCGGCGGTCGTCAGGTGCGTGGTGTTCTCACCCTCGTACGTGGTCGGCGCGGCCTTCCCCGTGGACCGGCAGGCCCCCGGGTGGCGCGGGTCGCCCGGGGCGAGCGGGCTGGTCAGTACCGCGTCGTCCCTGATCAGGCACTCCCGCGCGTCCGCGAACCGCTGGCCGAGCAGCTGCTTCGTCGGCACGTCCTCGAACGCGGGATCACCGACCCAGCGCCCCCGGTCGGCGAACGCGATGCGGCTGGCCTCGATGTAGCGGTGCAGGTACTGGGCCTCGCTCGCCCGCGAGAGGTCCGTGGACTCCAGGATGTTGAGGGCCTCGCCCACCGTCGTACCGCCGGAGGAGGACGGCGCCATGCCGTACACGTCGAGCCCCCGGTAGTCCACCTTGGTGGGCTCGCGCCGCAGCGCGCGGTAGGAGCGGAGGTCCTTCGCGGTCAGGTCGCCGGGGCGGACGACCCGGTCGGACGCCGGGTCGACGGGCGGGTTGCGTACGGTCCGTACGACGTCCTCGGCGAGTTCGCCCCGGTAGAGCTCGTCCACGCCCTTGCGGCCGACCTCCTCGTAGGTGCGCGCCAGATCCGGGTTCCTGAGGACCGAGCCGACCTCGGGGAGCTTCCCGCCGGGCAGGAACAGCTTGCGGGTGGCCGGGAAGTCCCGGAACCGCTCCTCGTTGCCGGCCGTCTGCGAGCGGAACGTTTCGTCCACGACGAAGCCGTCCCGGGCGATCCGCTCGGCGGGCTTCAGGACCTGACGGAGCGACTTGCGGCCCCAGGTGTGCAGGGCGGTGTCCCAGGTGGCGGGGGTGCCGGGAGTGCCGACGCTCAGCCCGCTGGTCACGGCGTCGGCGAAGTCGAGCGGCTTGCCGTTCTCCAGGAAGAGGGAGGAGTCGGCGCTGCGGGGTGCGGTCTCACGGCCGTCGATGGTGCGGACGGTGTGGCTGCGGGCGTCGTAGTAGACGAAGTAGCCACCGCCGCCGAGCCCTGCCGAGTACGGCTCGGTGACGCCGAGCGCGGCGGCCGTGGCCACGGCGGCGTCGACCGCGTTGCCGCCCTCGCGCAGCACCTCGATACCGGCGGCCGTGGCGTCCGCGTCGACGCTGGAGACCGCTCCGCCGTATCCCACCGCGACGGGCGACTTGGGCGGTGGCGCCGGGGAGTGTGCGGGGTGGGCCGACGAGGCCGGGGCGGCGGCCCCGACCGACACGACGGCGGCCAGGACCGCCGCCAACGACACATTTCGCCTGCTGGAACGTCGCATGCGCAACCTCCGGTGAAGGATCGTCCGCGCAGGGTAACGCCGCTCCGGCCACCCCGTCAGGACCGCCTCGGACGTGAGACCGAATGCCCGCTAACATGCCCGCCCATGACTGACGACGTACGCAACATCGTGCTGGGCGTGATAGCCGCCGGTATCAGCGCCGCCCTCGGCTGGCTCACGCGCACCTACCTGTGGCGCCGCAAGCTCCGCCGCAAGCAGGCGTTCTTCGGGCTGCCGGGGAACTCCGAGTGCCTGCTCGTCGTCAACCGCGACGCGGGCGGCGACGGTTCGGTGCACCGCCACGACGTCTTCGCCCTGCTGGAACTCTCCGCGCTGATCAAGGACTGCGAGGCACACGCCCAGATCCTGTCCCACGACATCGCGCAGCAGGGCATCGGGGAGCGCACGGAGTTCTGCGTGGGCGGCCCGGTGTCGAACCGCCGGATGGCCGCGCACCTCCATTCCCTGCTCCCCGGGGTGCGGATCAACACCGAACCGGAGCCCGGACCCGACCGGGGCGCCTTCCAGATCGGCTCGGAGCGCTACCGGGTCGAGAAGGGCGTCAGCGAATACGTCCTGCTGGCCCGGCTGACGACGAGTCAGGACGCCAGACCGGTCTTCCTCTTCTGCGGCCAGCAGGCCATCACCAACCAGGCCGCCACCCGCTACCTGGCCCGCAACCACGAACGCCTGGCCCGCAAGCACGGCAACAACACCTTCTGCCTGCTCCTGAAGGTGGTCAACTCCCAGGCATACGGCCCCGACGTGGTCGAGCTCGTCGCCGACGTCACCCGTGCGGCCCAGGCCCCCGTCCCCGCCCCGCGGACCTCGCACCGCGCGGGGGCCTGAGCCGCGCGGCGCGGGCCGGTACCCGGCTACTGACCGGGGCCCGGGGCGGTCCGCTCGCCTCCGCGCAGCCGCCGGCGCACTCCGCCGAGCATCGGCATGGTCAGGCCGGCGAAGAGGAAGAGGACGGCGAGCCCGCTCAGTGCCGGGCTCACCGCCTCCTCGACATCGAGGGACCAGGGGCTGCCGAGTGCGTGGCAGACGAGGTACGACCCCTTGGACATGGTGTAGCCGACGCCCAGGACGGCCGCGAGGGCGCACAGGGTGAAGCCGGCGCCGGTCCAGGGGCGGGTGGTCCGGGAGCGGCGGGCGGTGCGGCCGCACATGAAGGCGAGTTCGGCGCAGGTGACGAGGACGTAGAAGAGGTAGACCAGCAGGTAGGCGGTCACCGAGGAGTGGTCCGCGTACGCCGTGGTGAACTCGACGTCCTCGCCGTTCGTGGCGAGGAAGAGCGGGACCATGACGGCCAGGACGACGACTGCCAGGCAGATGCGCTGGTACAGGGCGGCTCGCAGGTACTCCGGTCGGTAGGCCAGGTCCACCATGGTCATCTGCAGCGCCGCGCACCAGAGGATCGCGCAGATGTGCGCCACCAGCTTCCCCGCGTTGTCCAGGCCGCTGGCCTCCTCGGCCGCCCCGGCCACCGCGGGGACCGCGAAGAAGACGCCCACGGTGCACACGCCGAACGCCACGGCGATCAACCAGGTGAACACGCGCGGGTGATGAAGGGCTCTCCGGGCGCAGAGCACAGTGACGATCACTCCGGCGACCGTGCAGGCGCCGAATATCATGCCGTCCATCAGAGACCTTCCAATGCGTCGGCCGCGTACTGGGCGGCTTCGGTTTCGGTCCGTCGCCGTCGGGGCCTCTTCGGCTTCACGGAACCGTCGTCGGGCACGGCGGGGAGGCCGAGAGTCCTGCGCCGGTCCTCCAGATGCGCGATCACCGCGCGGACTTCGCTCTCCGGCAGACCGCCCAGCAGGACGAGCAGGCGACGGGCCAGCGGGTCCTCGAAGGCTTCGAGTGCCGCGAGGTCGTCGTAGCCGGGGTGCGGCAGCAGGTGTGCCGGCGGCACGTCGCCGAGCGCCTGGCACAGAGCCATGACGGTCTTGATCGTCGGGTTGTCCTGCTGGCCGCCGGCGAGTTTGGCGATGAGCGCGAACGACGTCGTCGCGGGCGGGTCGGGCAGGTCCTCGACGGCCTGCGACAGGGTGCGGGAGACGTATGCCCTGCCGCGCGCGTCCTTGCGCTGGGCCATGAGCGACTTCAGCTTGTGCGCGAGGGAGTGCGATGGTGGCTGCGGCCCCTCGGCGGCAGTGCCCCTGCCGGGCTCCGCCTCGTCACGGCTCGCACTCACCTGGTGATCTCTCTCGCCATCATCGATCTTGCTCTTGTGTACTTTAGTTGACACGCCATCGGACGCAAGGGCAGGATCGCAGCATCGGCAGACTCTGGAATCCGGCCGCGGCGGCCGCCGAGAGGAGCGCCAGTTGAGGCAGCACGGCTTACCCGTCCCGGTGATCGACACCGGTCGGCCGCACTCCGCAAGGATCTACGACTACCTGCTCGGCGGCAAGGACTACTACCGCGTGGACCAGCAGGCCGGTGACGAGCTCGTCGCCACCGCGGCCCAGGAGCGAGCCGGCGCCCGGGCCAACCGTGCCTTCCTGGAACGCGCCGTCCGCCACGTCGTCGGCGCGGGCCTGCGGCAGATCCTCGACATCGGCACCGGGCTGCCCCACTCCCCCAACGTGCACGAGGTCGCCCTCCAAGCGGCGCCCGATGTGCGCGTCGCCTACGTCGACAACGACCCGATCGTCACCGCGCACGCGGACGCCCTGCTGCGCAGCTCCGACCTGGTCGGCGTCGCGCTCGCCGACCTCCGCGACCCGCGGGGCGTCGTGGAGCACCCCCAGGTCCGTGAGGTCATCGACTTCGACCGGCCCGTCGCCCTGGTCCTCACCTCGGTACTGCACTTCCTCACCGACGCGCAGGAACCCGAGCAGGCCGTCGCCGTCCTCCGCGACGCACTCCCGGCCGGCAGCTGCCTGGTGCTCTCGCACGCCACCGACGACTTCGCCGACTGCCGCGCGGCACAAGCCGTCTACGCCCACGCGACCACGCCCCTCACCCCGCGCTCCCACACGGAGATCGAGAAGTTCTTCGACGGCTTCGAGCTGCTGACGCCGGGCCTCGTGCCCGTCCCGTCCTGGCGGCCGGACGCACCCGTCGCGGCGCGACCGGCCACGATCGGCATCTACGGAGCGGTCGCCCGCAAGGCCGGCTGAGCGGCCGGCGCGCGGTCAGACCGCGCAGTGCGTCGGGCCGATGACTCCCTCGGTGCCGATCACCGTGACCACCTCCGTACGGTCGGCGGTACTGGCGGCTGCCGCGGTGCAGACGAGCTGCTGGCGGGCGGCTTCGGAAAGGCCGGTGACCGGCATGCCGATGGTGACCTTCACCCCCACCGAGCTCAGCTCGATGGCCGCGCTCAACCCGCCGCCGGTGGGCAGCTCGGAGCGCAGTCCGGAGTCGCGCTCCGCCCGGGTGGGCCCCTGGAAGAGCAGATACAGCGCGGCGGACGCCCCGCTGAGCCCGTTGTCCGTCCAGGCCCCGCCGTCGACGCTCTCCGGAGGGCTCATGGTCCGGACGACCGGCATCAACCGGGAGGCCGATGACGAGGACACGAAGTACACCAGGGCGCTGCGCCGGCCCCCCGAGGCCACCTCCACGGTCGCCGGTTCACCCGCTTCCACGACGTCCGTCGCGCGGATCCCGCACCCGGTGGCGAGCAGCAGCACGGGCAGCAGCGCGCCGAGCAGACGCCCGCCCCTCACCGCTCCCCCATCGGCAGCTCCACGGTGAACACCGCGCCGCCCCCGGGACGGTTCGCCGCACCCACCGTGCCCCCGTGCAGCCGTACGTTCTCCTGGGCGATCGCGAGACCGAGGCCGCTCCCCGCGGACCGGGTCCGGGCCGCGTCGGCCTTGTAGAACCGGTCGAAGATGTGCGGGAGCACCGCCGCGTCGATGCCCGGCCCGCTGTCCTCCACCTCCACGACGAGCCGGTCGCCCCCGCGTACGCGTACGGTGACGGGCTCGGCGCCGTGCCGCAGGGCGTTGCCGACCAGGTTGGCGACGACCACGTCGAAGCGGCGCGGATCGAGCACCGCCCGCACGTCGTCGGGCAGTTCGGTGGTGACCCGGTCCTCCCAGCGGCGGGCCTGGAGCGTCTTGCGTACGGTCTCGGCGACGTCCACCTCGTCCAGATGCAGCTCGGCGGCGCGGGCGTCGAAGCGGGATATCTCCATCAGGTCCTCGACCAGGGTGGCCAGTTTGCCGGTCTCCGTGCTGATCAGGCGGACGGCGGCGGCGGTGTCGGGGCGCAGTTCACCGGCGTCCTCGTCCAGGACCTCGGTGACGGCGAGCATACCGGCGAGCGGGGTGCGCAGTTCGTGGGAGACGTCGGAGGCGAAGCGCCGGGCCCGCTCCTCGGCCCGGCGCAGCTCCTCGACGGACTCCTGGAGTTTCGTGGACGACTCGTTGAACGTCCAGGCGAGTTCGGCGAGTTCGTCGGAGCCGCGCACCGTGATCCGGGTGTCGAGTTCGCCCCGGCCGATGCCCGCCGCCGCCCGGCGCAGATCGCGGACCGGGCGCAGCACGCTGCGGGCGGCGAGCAGCGCGGGCACCAGGGCGACGAGCAGGGCGGGCAGGGCGCCGTCGCGGGCGGCGGTGACCATGGCGGCCACGTTGGCTTCCTCGTTGGACAGCGGCATCACGGCGTAGAGGACGAGGCCGGTGGGCTGTCTGCCGTCGCCCCGGTTGAAGAGGGCGGGCATGCCGACGGTCAGCCAGGGCTTGCCGTCCTTGACGACGCGCTGGAACGAGCCGTGGGTGTCGTCGCGGGTGGCCGCGCGCAGCCCGGCGGTGATCACCCCGGACGAGGACCGGTCCGACGAGGAGGCCCGCAGCTTCCCGTACTCGGCGAACACGGTCCAGCCGCGCCCGCCGCCCGCCCGGGCGAGCTCCAGGCAGATGTGGCGCAGCTGCTCGCCGTCGACGGGGAGGCTGACGGACTGGGCGTTGATCCGGTCCCGGAACTGGGCGACGGCGGAGTCCTGAGCCTGCTGGAGGATCGCGGAGCGGGCCTCGCGATAGGTGAGGGCGGCGGTGGTGCCCGCACTCACGGCCGCGACGAACAGGAACGCCGCGATCAGCCGGGTGCGGAGGCCGAGGCGGGCGGCGAGCGGTTTCACGTAAGGGGCCCGAAGCGGTAGCCGAAGCCTCGGACGGTCTGGATGTAGCGGGGGCTGCCCGGGACGTCCTCGATCTTCTGGCGGAGGCGGCGGACGCAGGCGTCGACCAGGCGGGCGTCGCCGTGGTAGCTGTGCTCCCATACGTGTTCCAGGAGCTGCTGGCGGCTGAAGACCTGTTCGGGCGAGGCCGAGAGGTGGAGCAGCAGCTTCAGTTCGGAGGGGGCGAGGAGCAGCCGTTCACCGGCCTTGGCGACGGCGAGGCCCGCGCGGTCGACGGCCAGTGCGCCGTGCGACTCGATGCCGCCGCGCCCGGCGGGAACGGCGAGGCGGCGCAGCACGGCCCGGATGCGGGCCTCGATGACCTCGGTACGGGCGGGCTTGACGATGTAGTCGTCGGCCCCGGCCTCCAGGCCCACGACGACGTCGAAGTCGTCGCCGCGCGCGGTCAGCATGATCACCGGGAGCTGGCTGGTCTCGCGGATGCGGCGGCAGACCTGGACGCCGTTCATTCCGGGCAGCATCAGGTCGAGGAGGACCAGGTCCGGCCGGAAGTCGCCGAGTGCGGCGAGCCCGGCCTCGCCGGTGGCGACGGCCCGTATCTCGTGGCCGCGCCTGCGCAGGCCCAGCTCGACCCCTTCGCGTACCGAGGGGTCGTCTTCTATCAGGAGCACGCGAGGCATGGCGTCAGTATCCCAGCGATCAAGGAATGGATTCGAACGGGCGGGCGGGTACGGGCCGGTTCAGCCGCGCCGCAGCCGGCCCCGGAAGGCGTTCAGCGCAGCGCTCACCTCGGTCAGCCGCAGCGGTCGGGCCAGCCCCGCCACGACCAGCGCGAGGACGGCCGTCCCGGCGCCCAGCGCGGCGAAGTCCCCGAGGCCCGAGCCCTCCGTGTCGACGGCGCGGGCCGCCCCGTACGCCAGCGCCCCGGCCGGCACACACGCGACGACCAGCCGCACATGCGCCCATACCCCGGGCGAGCGGCCGAGCGAGGGGCGCGGCGTGCCGCGCGGGGAGAGCCTGCGGTGCAGCACGTACGCGGTGACGGCGAAGCCGGTGAGCAGGGCCACGGAGTACGCGCCCGCCATGCCGGTCACCGCCCAGCGCGCGGGCAGCGTCAGATAGGCGACGACCGAGAGCCCGGCGTTGAGGGCGGCGATGACCAGGTTCAGCAGGAACGGGGTGCGGGTGTCGCTCATCGCGTAGAACCCGCGCGAGAGCACGTACTGCCCGGAGAAGGCGATGAGCCCGGGGGCGAACGCGGCCATCATGCCCGCCATCACCGTGATGTCCGCCGGGCCGGTGCGCCCGTAGCCGAAGACCGAGCCCATCACCCAGGGCGCGAGCGCCAGCAGCAGGGCGGCGGCCGGGACCACCACGGCCGCGGAGGTGCGCAGCGCGTACGAGAGGTCCCGCCGCACCCCGGCGAGGTCGCCGCCGGCCGCCGCCCGGCTCATGCGCGGCATCAGCGCGGTGACGAGGCTGACGGTCACGATGCCCTGCGGGACGACCCACAGCTGATAGGCGTAGCTGTACGCGGTGTAGCCGGCGCCGCCCGCGAGGTGCTGGTCCACGGCGTGCTGGCCGCTCGCGGTGGAGAGGCGGGTGATCACCCAGTAGGCGACCTGGTTGGTGAGGACGAGCATGACGAGCCAGCCGGCGGCCCGCAGCGGCCGGGTCAGTCCGCTGCCGCGCCAGTCGAACCGGGGCCGCCAGCGGAACTTCGCGGCGCGCA from Streptomyces drozdowiczii carries:
- the ggt gene encoding gamma-glutamyltransferase; protein product: MRRSSRRNVSLAAVLAAVVSVGAAAPASSAHPAHSPAPPPKSPVAVGYGGAVSSVDADATAAGIEVLREGGNAVDAAVATAAALGVTEPYSAGLGGGGYFVYYDARSHTVRTIDGRETAPRSADSSLFLENGKPLDFADAVTSGLSVGTPGTPATWDTALHTWGRKSLRQVLKPAERIARDGFVVDETFRSQTAGNEERFRDFPATRKLFLPGGKLPEVGSVLRNPDLARTYEEVGRKGVDELYRGELAEDVVRTVRNPPVDPASDRVVRPGDLTAKDLRSYRALRREPTKVDYRGLDVYGMAPSSSGGTTVGEALNILESTDLSRASEAQYLHRYIEASRIAFADRGRWVGDPAFEDVPTKQLLGQRFADARECLIRDDAVLTSPLAPGDPRHPGACRSTGKAAPTTYEGENTTHLTTADRWGNVVAYTLTIEQTGGSGITVPGRGFLLNNELTDFSFAPADPAVHDPNLPGPGKRPRSSISPTIVLRHGEPVLALGSPGGATIITTVLQTLTGKLDRGLPLVDAIAAPRASQRNAAATELEPALWNSPLRAKLESLGHVFKLNPEIGAATGVQRLPDGRWLAAAEKERRGGGSAMVVRPSGRP
- a CDS encoding sensor histidine kinase; protein product: MKPLAARLGLRTRLIAAFLFVAAVSAGTTAALTYREARSAILQQAQDSAVAQFRDRINAQSVSLPVDGEQLRHICLELARAGGGRGWTVFAEYGKLRASSSDRSSSGVITAGLRAATRDDTHGSFQRVVKDGKPWLTVGMPALFNRGDGRQPTGLVLYAVMPLSNEEANVAAMVTAARDGALPALLVALVPALLAARSVLRPVRDLRRAAAGIGRGELDTRITVRGSDELAELAWTFNESSTKLQESVEELRRAEERARRFASDVSHELRTPLAGMLAVTEVLDEDAGELRPDTAAAVRLISTETGKLATLVEDLMEISRFDARAAELHLDEVDVAETVRKTLQARRWEDRVTTELPDDVRAVLDPRRFDVVVANLVGNALRHGAEPVTVRVRGGDRLVVEVEDSGPGIDAAVLPHIFDRFYKADAARTRSAGSGLGLAIAQENVRLHGGTVGAANRPGGGAVFTVELPMGER
- the murJ gene encoding murein biosynthesis integral membrane protein MurJ; this encodes MTAAGTASEAAAAPEESGARGSGSVLRSGAVMAAGSIVSRATGFIRSAVVVAALGTGLRADGYSVANTVPNILYILLIGGALNAVFVPELVRAAREHGDGGAAYTDRLLTLCTVGLLALTALAVLGAPLIIQVYAPTYDGEQAELTIALARYCLPQILFYGLFTLLGQVLNARDRFGAMMWTPVLNNLVIIAVFGLYLWTAADSGGTLSSAQAQWLGWGTTAGIAVQSLALVPSLRAAKFRWRPRFDWRGSGLTRPLRAAGWLVMLVLTNQVAYWVITRLSTASGQHAVDQHLAGGAGYTAYSYAYQLWVVPQGIVTVSLVTALMPRMSRAAAGGDLAGVRRDLSYALRTSAAVVVPAAALLLALAPWVMGSVFGYGRTGPADITVMAGMMAAFAPGLIAFSGQYVLSRGFYAMSDTRTPFLLNLVIAALNAGLSVVAYLTLPARWAVTGMAGAYSVALLTGFAVTAYVLHRRLSPRGTPRPSLGRSPGVWAHVRLVVACVPAGALAYGAARAVDTEGSGLGDFAALGAGTAVLALVVAGLARPLRLTEVSAALNAFRGRLRRG
- a CDS encoding response regulator transcription factor, encoding MPRVLLIEDDPSVREGVELGLRRRGHEIRAVATGEAGLAALGDFRPDLVLLDLMLPGMNGVQVCRRIRETSQLPVIMLTARGDDFDVVVGLEAGADDYIVKPARTEVIEARIRAVLRRLAVPAGRGGIESHGALAVDRAGLAVAKAGERLLLAPSELKLLLHLSASPEQVFSRQQLLEHVWEHSYHGDARLVDACVRRLRQKIEDVPGSPRYIQTVRGFGYRFGPLT
- a CDS encoding SAM-dependent methyltransferase produces the protein MRQHGLPVPVIDTGRPHSARIYDYLLGGKDYYRVDQQAGDELVATAAQERAGARANRAFLERAVRHVVGAGLRQILDIGTGLPHSPNVHEVALQAAPDVRVAYVDNDPIVTAHADALLRSSDLVGVALADLRDPRGVVEHPQVREVIDFDRPVALVLTSVLHFLTDAQEPEQAVAVLRDALPAGSCLVLSHATDDFADCRAAQAVYAHATTPLTPRSHTEIEKFFDGFELLTPGLVPVPSWRPDAPVAARPATIGIYGAVARKAG